DNA sequence from the Eptesicus fuscus isolate TK198812 chromosome 7, DD_ASM_mEF_20220401, whole genome shotgun sequence genome:
aaaaatttaagatatatttGCATCTACCATAATTGTTATGATCACTTGAAAAAAGAATGGGAGGAAAATAGTGCTTAGATTAgccaacacttttatttttaaagtgtgagtCTTCTTCAGGATttagcatattaaaaaataagataaaagtattttaaaaaatggaattatctCCAAGATGTCATCATTTTAAAGCAGAGGATATAGGACACAGGTCATTATTTCTGATCAACTCTAATGAGATAAGAATCTATAAAGCTCGAAAGGAAAATGAGTCCGTGACCAAAATGCTTACTCAGTTACTATAAACATTATACGAAACATGGACTCTATAAAGACAAAGCaattgttttctttgaaaaatatgtcAGGTTTAGAAAATTCTAGGATTTACCTGTAAAAGCACCGTCTGGAACCGAATAGTGACGTTTTAGGGAAACACTTGCATATCAAGGTGGGAAGGATAGGAGGTGGCGTTTTGTGGGCTCCTATGGTGGTTAGGTAGTTCTCAGAAGATGACACTGGAAATTAGATAATTGCTGATGTCAtatttttcacacacaaaaaaaattggtGTCCCAAGGGCTATAAAAGCGGCAGCTTCTACCTTTCCATCACAAGCAGAATCATTGAAGCAGGTAAGTGTTTCAGGCAAACTTAGTATGATTGATTCATTTGTCGTGATACTTCTTGACACTTAATTATCTTCCTTTATGTTCTTGTTTTCTTGATACCAGGTTCTTCTTCCCTACCTGCCAATTGCTGGAGTGAGAGTTGTCTTCAATGGCCACCCTGCAGAAATCTGTGAACCTTTCCCTGATGGGGACTCTGGCCGCCAGCTGCCTTCTTCTCCTTGCCCTGTCAGTGCAGGGAGGAGCAGCTGTGCCCATCAGGTCTTACTGCAGGCTTAACGAGTCAGACTTCCAGGTGCCCTATTCCACCAACTACACCTTCAAGATGGCCGCGGAGGTACTCatctcagtctctctctttcGTATCTTATCTACTTGGAACCCAaatagttctttcatttttctgcagAGCACATTTAAGACCTTTAAGAATCCATCATTTATTTCTACTAGTAGACCAGAGATTATTTTGTCTTGTCATAGACTCTTTGGAGTTGGGCTTTATCAGAAGACCTTCCATTTTGGCCTTTAAAATATGTACCTGGAGTTTTACCCCCAAAGGAGCCCACCTGACTATTCATTTGCTCTGTACTCCTCTGTGCATTGTTTTAAACTCATGCACACATCTGAATTCTCTCCTTGGTCTTCACTGGgctgctcctgggagaggggatAAAGTACATCTCTACTTACAGACTTTTGTTCTATCTCCTCGATGTCCAAACACTTagtcttttcttctcttccaggTTAGTTTGATAGATAACAACACAGATGTTTGCCTCATTGGAAAGCAACTGTACCACGGAGTCAATGTAAGCCATAGCAGTGTGCCATCCATGGTTACTTGGAGCGGTGGTGAAGATGGTTTGGATCTTTTGGATGTACCCTAATAGGATCCCTGCTGTTTTACTTTTGCCTGCAGGTGAATGAGCACTGCTATGTGATGAAACAGGTGCTGAACTTTACCCTTGAAGAAGTGCTGCTCCCCGAGTCTGAGAGATTCCCGCCCTACATGCATCAAGTGGTGTCTTTCCTGGAAAACCTTAGCAAAAAGCTTAGCCAATGTGTAAGTTCTCTCACCCTAAGTTCACCCACTCCTAGTCAcctgccttttcttcttctttcatttagagcccttccctccccccccccccatcctcacTGCCTCCTTCTATGCTGGCAGTAAGAGGTGCCTCAGTGACACCATTATAGGAGTCATTTGGAATCACAGAGTATTTGCTTTAATTGAGTCATATTTTGAATTTATGGTGATGAATGGGGTCTGAAAGACAAGTGCGTAGAAGGCTCATTTGTCTCTGGGAAATGCAACTCAGGTTATGTGAGATGCGAAAGGTGTCTGAACACCTAGATGTGGAAATGGATCCACCGAGTAGAATTGATCAAGGAAAGGGAtggtaaagagagaaagagggaaaagggaaggttTAATGTTCAATGGTGGGTGGGCAAAGACTCCTACTCTGTTGATGTCATGGGAAGTGACAAAAATCAAAGGTGTGTGAATTCCATGCCCCGGAACATTTAAAACTATGGAAAAAGTTTGAGTGAAGTGCGCAGAGCAAAGGGGACCTAGTACCTCTTGGGGAGGGTCCGCTGTTCACAGATGATGCTTTATGTCTGTTTCTTGCTCTGAGCACGCGTTTTTGATAAGGTACAGTTAGGGCTTTAATCTTGATTGAATTTGCATAAACCACTCTACTCTTTCCACAAACTTAAACCTCAGTAAGATTTCCCAAAAGTGAATAAGGGAAATGACTGGATTTTGTTGTCCAAGGGAATTCAAGAGCTCAGAAAATTTAGGTCACTGGTGAAATCTAGGTCATTGTGGGCACAAATGCTAAGAACTTTAACTCCAGGTGAATTGTAACATACCTCAGTTGGGGACGCTGAGGTTCATAAAGTATCAGTACAACAATGTTAAAATAATTACTCTGCTTTTCATTTTCTAGCACATTGAGAGTGATGACCAGCATATCCACAGAAATGTCCAAAAGCTGAAGGACACAGTAAAAGAGGTACTACTACTAACTATTAATGCTGAATAATTAAGTAGGAGAGACAAATGTTTTCTCttacctttcctttctttcttttacctcccaaattatgatttttttttacttgattcttCTACCATTAGGTTGATAATTTAGGTATATATGGATATAGATGTGTgtctatatttataaatcatttgcCAAATTTTTCAAATCATAGAATTCTAGAACTGTATGGGAAGTTAGGTTGTTGAATCTCATCACCCATGCTCTGGGGATGGCCAGTGGCAGAGCCTGGGCTAGAATGCAGTTCTCCTGAATCCCATCCAGGCTAGCACTCTTTCAGCAGCAATAGGTACTAGTTTTAGTATTATTAATTCTTAGGGAAATTTAAGATTCCTAGTAGTTCATGTAATCTGAAAAATCACTTGTTCAAAACAGAAAAGGGCCTGGGAGCATATTTATTTGAAGTGATTTTTAAAGCCATTAAATTTGATGATTTAAAACTTGGAGAAATAAACCCAGAACAACTGTAACAAAAGACCTTGACTGTAGGCTGAATTTTTGGAATGAGTAATACTTATATTTAGTTACCATAATATAATACCTGACAGCTATTGATTTGAATTTAAAAGCAACCCTCAATATTTACACAGtttcaaatagaataaaaatattggtAGTGGATTTATTATAGTAACATGGAAGTTAGaaatcttttcttcctctgtccctttcccttcatttCTACCCTCTTCTCCACCATGATAAATCCTTAGCTAGACAGTGAGCATCTATCTGGTGTAGGCTAGTGTGTATTTCTACAGTGAATGATGCTATCATGTGGCCTATTTGGGGAAAAGAACAACAGTAGAAGGCTCAGACTACCAATTGTGACTAATCTCAAAACCAGAAGAATGATTAGTAGCAGCGAAAGTGAAGCTCTTGCAAGCAGGTATAATTAAACCTCAGAGACACGAAGGTTCTAGTTGATGAAAATTTCAGCAACAAGCATAATGACAATTCCCTTCTTTTtccatcttgatttttttttttacccaaagtCTTTCTTCCTGAGCATAACTTAATGAACATAATGGTTGTGGCCTTTGTAGTTTTTGACTGTGAAGCTCAATTCTCTTGTCATAGAATTACGGTATTCCCTAGATGTGAAGGGATGAATATTGGCATGCCATAGCCAAAAAGTGCTTTGCCCTTCTGGTTGTAAAGGTCTCTGATGTCAGTTTACTCTGTGGTCTTCAGAAGAGTGaagtatgtgagagagaaatctgATGGTGGTCTGTGagaaaacagatattttaaagcttttctcTATTTTGAGAGAATCAACTTTCACATGTGCAATATGTTGCCACGTGGAAGAGTGGCTATGCTTTTTTTACCCTGTGACTCCAGAAGGCATAGACAGAACAGATGAATGTTGTTCAGAGAAAGCTCAACATGAAGAAAAATTGGTCAGTGCTTTCTGAAAAGGGAAAGAAGTCTTGGGAGGTAAAAGCAGAGAGCGGGCTGTAGTAGAATGGATGAACAGACAGTAGGACAAGggaaactttaattttttacacAAATATCCCTTGGCCTTAATACAAAGGAAGAGTGGAAAAGTGGaagaaagcaggaagagaaaggagaacaaatatAGAGGacagatgaatttcagagggTGCTTTGAACTTGAATTTGGACCCTCTTCCATTGGGTTTGAAAGCCTCATTTATATATTActtgaaagaagaagaaagaaagaatgttaGAACCTGTATTTGGCTTTTTACTAATTAAAAGCACCTGAATAGGACTTATTTGATATTTTCACAAAAGTGAaaacctgtttcttttcttttgttaagaaGGTGAGAACAGAAAACCTCATGTGTATTGGTAAAAGTATAGATTTGATTCAAGGCAACTGTTGTAAATAATTTATTGGGCGTAGACAGTTGTAGGGCTATGGGGTAGGGAAGTCCTAATGGGTGGCATTCTGGGTCCCCTGTCATAGCTCCCATCTGGCTGCTCTGGTTAGGAAGTGGTTTTAAACAACTTCATTAGCATGAGGTACCACAGAGATTGATACCTCTTGGTGCCCTCTCAGTTCAGATAGCCATAATTATAAGGTCTTTGGCAAGTCATATTATATTATTGCTAAAGGGTattgctattaatttttttttacaaaggttaAAACTTGGTTTCTGTTCCAGCAACCTAACCAAGCCACTTTCTTCTAATTCgtccctcttttaaaaatatggtgaaAGTACTCAAATActtgtgttttcttattttcacagCTTGGGGAGAGTGGAAAGATCAAAGCAATTGGAGAAGTAAACTTGTTGTTTCTGTACCTGAAAGAAGCCTGCATTTGATCACGGAAAAGctggaaaatgaaaaatacctCTTCTTGCCTGTGGGAAATAACAATACGATCCCAAAGATTTTCTTTTACCAAAAGGAAAATGGGAGGTCAAACTTTGTAATCAaggatttataaatatataaacccctacttaatttaaaaaagagaaccaTGTCACTTGTGTCCATAAGACTAGAAGGTAGCTTTTCCAAGCATAATGAGATTATTGCTAATTGTAATTGGCATTTTATAcacagaaattcatttttaagcaATTGAATGCTGAATGGTCTATTCTTACAAAAAAATTACTTCCCATTCctttaggggaaaaaaaccccaacctaaataactttattttcaaaattaagacttaatatttataagtttatttattgttataaatatcattttatttatgtcattTTACTAATGTGGATTTATTTATAGAATCATGATATTGCTACTTAAGTATAAggctaatattaatatttatgacaATAATTATGGGTTACtgatatgtttatttaaattcaataaatacttcaATATCTTAAGTTTTCtggctttgtgatttttttctttaatattatcattattgttgtcatcatcatcatcatcatattccCATTTGCTAAATGAGCCATTTGCTCGCCTTTATCTTCCTGCTTTCTTCCACCATTCCACCTTTCCACTCTTCCTTTGTATTAAGGCCAAGGGAGCTTCatgtaagaaaattttaaagtttatcttgTCCTACTCTCTTGTCATCCATTCTACTACAGCCTGCTCTCTGCTTTTTCTTCCAGTGACAGTAAATTAATACCTCTCAaggtttcttttccatttcagaCAGCGCTGACCAATTTTTCTTCATGTTGAGCTTTCTCTGAACAACATTCATCTGTTCTGCCTATGCCTTCTGGAGTGACAGGGTCAAAAAAGCATAGCCACTCTTCCACGTGGCAACCTATTAAACATGTGAAAATTGATTCTCTCAAAATGGAGTAAAAGCTTTAAAATCTCTGTTTTCGtataaaagactttatttttgaCTCTGAGCAAATGAAGTGGCCAttagtattatccccattttacagatgagaaaactgaatcaGAGCCATGTTTAAAACATTATGTAACTACACGTAGTTGATCCTGATGGAGCTCAGTCTACCTGGTTTTTGGGATCTCTGCTCTATTGCCTCTAtggatttattattttgattcaGCATGTGATtctgaaataaaaaggtaagaaatagaaaagaatccATCTGTATTGTTAGCAATTGGCAGATAAAAGAAAGGAGTGATGCTGCTGGGGGAGAAATAGATGGAACCTCTATTGCTGTAGGTGAACTGCTTTAGTTCTAGTTCGAGCCTATGAGGGAGGGCACTCTCTAGTTTTCCTGTAAATCAGGAAATAAAGTAAAGGGGAAGCTTATTGAGCTGGAGGAGTATCTGCTGGTGGAGTTCAGCACTCACAGAGAAGTCTTGTGTGTAGAAGAGGAGCAAGATGTTATGAAGCAcactgaagagagagagagagagagagagagagagagagagagcacaaagGCTGCACATCTTTAAACTTTGTACAGAGAAGAGAGCAAAGAGGTAGAGATAAAAGTTGGCTTACCTAGCAGAATGAACAAATGACACCAGCTCTGAAGAATCTATAGGTCTTTCCACAGAAGGTGGAAGTTAGTGGGCAGCTGTCTAAAGTGTTTCCTTTTCCAAAAAATCAGGAACCTTGGTTTTATCCTTTAATTCATTCACCAATTGTTTGCCAAGTTCTTGTGGGATTAGGTCAAACCTGGTGATAATTGGTGAGCATTATcaattttaggttcacttgtAGATAAAGTGGAACTAATATTTTTGGGCATGGCCTTT
Encoded proteins:
- the IL22 gene encoding interleukin-22, giving the protein MATLQKSVNLSLMGTLAASCLLLLALSVQGGAAVPIRSYCRLNESDFQVPYSTNYTFKMAAEVSLIDNNTDVCLIGKQLYHGVNVNEHCYVMKQVLNFTLEEVLLPESERFPPYMHQVVSFLENLSKKLSQCHIESDDQHIHRNVQKLKDTVKELGESGKIKAIGEVNLLFLYLKEACI